In the genome of Anabaena cylindrica PCC 7122, the window ACGCATCAGATTTAATTCACGAAGCCTCAGCCGCAGTTGCAAATCGGCAAACTGTGCAGAAACTAGCTTACTTAGTTCACGCCCATCCTACACTATCAGAAGTACTGGATGAAGCTTATAAAAGAGCGATCGCAAGTTAGGTAATGGGTAATTGGTAATTGGTAATGGGATAAACATTCAATAACCTCTTACCTATTACCTATTACCTGTCACCTATTACCTATTACCTATTTCCCAAAATGCAAATCCGTCGTCGTTCACCTAGTCAGGCTATTGATATTTCTATATTGCGCTATCAGATAGCTATGCCAAATTCAACACCAAATAATATTTTAGAGGAAATTGTTTGGCAGAAAGAAATAGAAGTTGAGCAAATGCGGGAAAGGCAGCCTTTGGCAGAATTGCAGAAAAAGCTTGTCACTGCGCCTTCAACCCGTGATTTTATCGCCGCGCTTCGTCAAGGTAAAACCAAACCCGCACTGATTGCAGAAGTTAAAAAAGCTTCTCCTAGTAAGGGCGTTTTACGTGCAGATTTTGACCCCGTAGAAATAGCCAAATCTTATCAAGCTGGTGGTGCTAGTTGTCTTTCTATTCTCACAGATACTAAGTTTTTTCAAGGTAGTTTTGAGAACTTATCCTTGGTTCGTGCTGCCGTAGATTTGCCATTACTATGTAAGGAATTTATCATTTATCCTTATCAAATGTATTTAGCGCGAATTAATGGCGCAGATGCAGTTTTATTAATTGCAGCAATTCTCAGCGATCAAGATTTACAATACTTTGTCAAAATTGCTAACAAGCTAAAGATGGCAGCTTTGATAGAAGTTCATAGTTTGGGAGAACTTGACCGGGTTTTAGCCTTAGAAGGTGTTTCTTTAGTCGGTATCAATAATCGCAATTTAGAAGATTTCTCTGTTGATTTGCAAACTACCTGTCAATTACTGAAAGAAAGAGGTAGTCAATTGCAGGAAAAAAATATTCTCGTAGTTAGTGAATCAGGACTTCATCACCCAGAGGATTTAAGTGTAGTAGAAACAGCCGGTGCATCAGCCGTACTCATTGGTGAGTCTTTGGTAAAACAACCAGATCCCAAATTGGCGATTACTAATCTTTTTGGTAAATAGTAAGCAATAGGAGTTCGGAGTTCGGAGTTCGGAGTTCGGAGTCAGGAGGAAGAAGGAAGAAGGAAGAAAATATTTCCAATCACCCATTACCAATTACCAATTACCAAAATTTGTTTCCTGTGTAACAATTTATTTACCAGAGATCAACTCTGAATTAGACAAAATCTAAAATCTTAAATTAACTTCATGGAGCAACTTCCTTTACCTGCACCTATCCATTACGAACTTATACTTCAACTTTTAGAAAAGCAAACCATGAATGCAGTAAGTCAGAACTCAGATTTACAGCATCAAGTCAGTCAGCTAATTGTTACCCTGCGGAAAGCTGCGTCACAACAAAAGCGACTAGAAGAAAATTGTCAAGCTTCTGCTGTTACTGTTGACCACCGTTGGTCACTTAAT includes:
- the trpC gene encoding indole-3-glycerol phosphate synthase TrpC, whose translation is MQIRRRSPSQAIDISILRYQIAMPNSTPNNILEEIVWQKEIEVEQMRERQPLAELQKKLVTAPSTRDFIAALRQGKTKPALIAEVKKASPSKGVLRADFDPVEIAKSYQAGGASCLSILTDTKFFQGSFENLSLVRAAVDLPLLCKEFIIYPYQMYLARINGADAVLLIAAILSDQDLQYFVKIANKLKMAALIEVHSLGELDRVLALEGVSLVGINNRNLEDFSVDLQTTCQLLKERGSQLQEKNILVVSESGLHHPEDLSVVETAGASAVLIGESLVKQPDPKLAITNLFGK
- a CDS encoding DUF5340 domain-containing protein yields the protein MEQLPLPAPIHYELILQLLEKQTMNAVSQNSDLQHQVSQLIVTLRKAASQQKRLEENCQASAVTVDHRWSLNHHGGKVITPD